Within the Strix uralensis isolate ZFMK-TIS-50842 chromosome 30, bStrUra1, whole genome shotgun sequence genome, the region GACGACGTTTGAAGAATCCACAGCAAGGCGGTGCTGGTgacaggatagaaaggaacaggcactttcaCTTCCATTAGGTGTTACGCTTTCTCATTTGgtgacactcctgttcttccctttgcaCATGGAGAAGATCTCCCGGAGGCTTTGCCATGCGATAACGtgggggactttgacaaaggccagctcccctcaagcacccacactgttaacacctgacacgagatctgctctggactgaagacttacgctagaggactctgccgagacctccagtcacttacaatttctgcttgttgctctacacAACGTTTTCTGTCCTCCCCAaatcttctcatttctctgttgcgatggctctcagcttctttcacttgacttatgagtctcattttttcctccagccagttctttctatcagtttgatactttgcctcattctcccatttcagtggaaccagaaataaagccataggcagagattaagcaacacaaaaacaagtcttaaaatccagattaagcacattagtttcaaaaagataacagaaatactagcacagttctACTCCAGCGTATCCCCAAGTGCAAGCATtacattctcatttgttcttttccatttaaaaaaatggtttagcagctttcagaacttattattcagactggcacgtcttcagggaacagactttttttcctctaaaaatgctgtgggtaagtcacaaacactattaaagttacaccaaaggtcaTGGCCAAAAGACCCTTTTTAGTCACAAATTCCCAGTCTTTCatactgccttgcaggtcatgtCAGGAatcctacttcaagactgaaaggccaAAAATGCAGCACAGTTTGAGTGGGAAACAGAGACAGTGCGTAACCAGGAATGTtacttcaatccacagcaactttgcctccttctctaccacaaccaaacctcttgtcagacattctcccacacaagacaggaggcacctgaaaagctgcctgggaaaaaagtctgctttctaatccaaggagaatcaagaggtaaaccctcagcctaacaggaaggacttacaggtcaCACAAGCACAACATCTTTAaagagtctgatttatttgcccaagcaactgatgggaaaaaggtctgaaacaatccagctcctgacatctgttcaggacagctgcaaGAGGAGCCcggctagagaagcaccgtccatggcagcacaccGCAGTGAAGGGTGCACCCCGCTGTGggccatcagtgatgctgtgtattacaacGACACCGcatccagactttgctgactgacgcactgcagtttttagaggaggtttccttcagcactctaagaacttgccacatcatgccccagctcttgaagatagtgacgcaaaaaaaatttagactcctacatgaaagttatggttttaaacttaagtatgaattacatcaccatgttttaccttcaggtCTCTTTGCAGCTTTATTCATTCCTCACTTTCATCTCTGGTTTTTTCCGTGGTGTTGCTCaccttttgctgccagtcactattgctctggttattcagctctctgtatttctgcttccatgcttccagttctagtcagcacacaaaacgaggttatataacacacagtttaaatgcatatttgaccacattcacatccttctactaacgtgacttggatttatcagctgtGACCACAAAGGGACAGCAGAAGCcgttaactgttagaagtttgttatgtcctatataaaattaatgcctaactAATActcaccaaatcaaaacagagatttaaagcagctatcacaatacatccaaaacactTTTGCCTCCTcgctccctttccatggagagattaccccgaactaatctgttggtctcttctaatcTGGCTTCAAgcacttgatcttgtttaatctgagtctgttcttgttcttctaatgccATCTGCAGATCTTCAATTACAGAATTCAATTCTAttctttattcaacctacaaattctcttctttttgtccctcccctatttccccggggaggggaggcgggaggtgaacggctgccacgtggcgactggctgccggctgagctcaaacctcaacacacacagatctgagaATAAAGTTACAGATGAGCCCCcgtcctagttcccaccattctctcccaaagtgccttcatcacaagtaacTTCCCCCATtgcctgagatctaaagctctgttagaaagaaatagaggatCTCTACGGAACTTTCCAAatgcagaattctgaagtgattcccaTCAACTTGATTCAGGTGAGCATGTCAGTGTTAACGTCGGACTAAGGCTTGATTATATGAAAAACCaactattgttcaactgctgagtgtttatcaaacctgcagagaCTGGTACTGTGCCAGTTCATGTGTCAGTGTTCGATGTTGTTACCATGGCCagctaaagtggcaaataaataccaatatcgagtaagttaacactgatagAGCAAATCCAGCCTTTCTTTGGGGCTTAAGTTTCTTGTTCTGAGACTGCTTCTTGGCTTTCAAACATTCCTGCTAgtaatgattcaataaaaagtagttcctgactgtaacattttaatgcccaggttggagttgctcagattttaaaatataaatctgcaagactctccaaattagttaacatcacaactcattatgttgccattgcacacccaaaaaatggcacaagaagggctttttctgacctttacacgcTTTCTCgtactgtttggagatttcttccagcttctcattattcagCTGCTCCTAAACACCACattgaaagcaaattaaagaaaacatgtcaaaaacatgatgaaagaaacaaacatacatgatacatattagtagcttttcattcagAGCCTCAataagtattaaatgaagtatttaaagacaaacagttgagaattaaaaggttttcatatagtgaaaggagcattcaagctgactaaaacagtgtttagaagacattactcTGACATATCTAAGTGTCACTCATCAGAATCAGGGTGcctgcaggtattaagtatgtatttactaggcagattactctatttaaaacaatttgccaaggtcctgcagtgagaagttctgtaaacatctttcattcatccgTTAAGACTAACTTCAGCTGGCTACTCCTGTTTTTACCCCAATTTCTGTAAGCTTTCTCCTGCTGGTTGGAACatttgcctcattactggattagctaaaaaaattaaaagcaagtaaaatttaaaagaatagaatacctttttaaattgcaggactgtgcgctgtttgatctctaattctttactaaactgggttttaattttctgaagttcattacctttgttcctcagggatttctcctcgGATTGCACTCTGCACACCTGTAACGATGCACAAGCAAAGCTAACCTTTAGCTATcagccttttacaatctctgcaaGTTATCCAAGTAAAAACATACTTTCATCAAGGATCACGTttttgcaagcatctttgctaaattccaggggctagaagtgcactGTACTGTACA harbors:
- the LOC141935920 gene encoding kinesin-like protein KIF20B; translation: MGCIKRVVGPVEVETRHNCDRYPAHRLRKDLSESPALVQSLEKGLQRKEEEHGDLREKLSDAKKQIQQVQNQVCRVQSEEKSLRNKGNELQKIKTQFSKELEIKQRTVLQFKKEQLNNEKLEEISKQYEKACKELEAWKQKYRELNNQSNSDWQQKNEAKYQTDRKNWLEEKMRLISQVKEAESHRNREMRRFGEDRKRCVEQQAEIERLAAQLVEEASNLPKRREERHQLVEALEVQLRLWLLTPCKKIKKQQN